From the Acidiphilium multivorum AIU301 genome, the window GGGGAGCAGCCGGAGCGGCAACAGATCGAGGCGATCGAGGACCGGCTTGTGGGTGGGCTTGGGCTGTCGGCGCATCAGCGGATATCGGCGCTGCATGGGGACAAGGAGCATCTGCACCTGCATGTGGCGATCAATCTGATTCATCCGGAGACGTTCAAGGCGGCGCATTTCTTCCGGGATCATGAGCGTCTGGCTGTGATGGCGGCGGAGCTGGAGGTTGAGCATGGGCTGACCCGGACGAATCACGGCTTGCCGGAGCCAGGCCGGGCGCGGGAGCTGGATGCGGCGGCCACGATGCGGGCACATACGGGCGAAGAGCCGTTTATCGACTGGGTGAAGCGGGTTGCGGGTCCCGACCTTCTGGAAGCCGGGCGCGAGGATCGGGGTGGCTGGCCGGCATTGCATGTGGCGGCAGCGCGGCATGGTCTGGAAGTCCGTCCGCGCGGGGCGGGGCTGGTGATCGGCAAGCGAGGCGAGCCGGCGCTGATGATGCGGGCGAGCGATCTCGACCGATCGATGAGTTTCGGGAGGCTGACCGACCGGCTTGGCGTGTATCAGCCGGCCGGCGCGGCGGTGGCTGCGATCGTGCCGGAGAGCATCTACGAGCGGACGGTGCGGCCGGAGCATCGAGGTGAGCCTGGCCTGTGGGATCGTTATGTTGTTGAGCGGGATGGCGCGCGGGCGGGCCGGCGCGAGGCGGTGGAGGCCCAGATTGCGGCAGAGCGGGCGTATCGGGCGAAAATTGCGGCGCACTACGCCGCGAAATTCGGCGAGATCAAACGGCTGAAGGTTACCATCGGGATCGATCCACGGATCCGATACGATGCGCTGAAACGTGAGCAACGTGCGTTGCTGGACCGGCATCGGCGGGAGAGTCTGGCCGTGCGGGAGCGGATCCGGGCCGAGCATCCGCCGACGCCAGGGTGGCCGGACTGGCTGCGTCGCGAAGCTGAGGGTGGGGATCGCGTGGCGCTCGCGGCCTTGCGGCAAACAGCGGAGCAGCAGGGGCGCCGGGAGCAGGTTGTGGCCTTGATGATCCGGGTGCCTGAGCGTCTGGTCGAGCCGAAACCAACCCTTGGTGTGCAAGCCAGGGTGGGGCGGCACGGGGATCGGACCTGGCGCATGTGGGATGGCGGTGTGGTTCTGGATACGAAGGAGGGGGTTGCGCTGGTCACGCTCTCCCCCGAGGCGGCGCGTCTGGCGCTTGATCTGGCGCATCGTCGGGCCGATGGTGCACCGCTTGAGATCGGCGCTGACGACCGGCTCCGGTCGAGTCTGCTGGAGGCGGCGGTCACGAACCGGATGGAGATCAGGTTTGCCGATCCAGTGCTGGAGGCGGAGCGGGATCAGCGGATCCGGGCGCTCGATGAGGCCGAGGGGTGGACGGCGCCGGACAGGCGGGCCGGCACGATCATGATGTTCGCGTCTCACCGGAACGCCTGGCCGGAACCGGGTGACCAGTGTTTTTATCGAGGGCTGGAGCCTGAGGACCGGGGCGCAGTGCAGTTCGTTGGCACCATGCGGCTGCGTGGAGCGGATATCGCCCTCTGGCAGCAGGGTAGCCTGATCATGGTCCAGGACATCAGCGAACACAGGATGCCATTGGTCCGCACTTTGGCGCCGGGGCAGGAGATTGATCTGGCCGCAGTGCATCGGGCAGCGGCACGAGAGGCGGACATGACCTCCGAGATCGATCGCTCGGATGGTGCAGGGTCAGAAACGGAGAGGGGGCATGAGGCCGAGCCGGAGCGCGATCTCGGGTT encodes:
- the traI gene encoding TraI/MobA(P) family conjugative relaxase is translated as MIVRRVPPKVTRAGGFRQLARYVTAAMVPGQGEAGRAGDGVAAGSGGRRGPQGARGLGAYLGDQVRHGDRVVWVRITNCALADDLEAAIKVMDATQAMNTRVKADANYHLVVAFPPGEQPERQQIEAIEDRLVGGLGLSAHQRISALHGDKEHLHLHVAINLIHPETFKAAHFFRDHERLAVMAAELEVEHGLTRTNHGLPEPGRARELDAAATMRAHTGEEPFIDWVKRVAGPDLLEAGREDRGGWPALHVAAARHGLEVRPRGAGLVIGKRGEPALMMRASDLDRSMSFGRLTDRLGVYQPAGAAVAAIVPESIYERTVRPEHRGEPGLWDRYVVERDGARAGRREAVEAQIAAERAYRAKIAAHYAAKFGEIKRLKVTIGIDPRIRYDALKREQRALLDRHRRESLAVRERIRAEHPPTPGWPDWLRREAEGGDRVALAALRQTAEQQGRREQVVALMIRVPERLVEPKPTLGVQARVGRHGDRTWRMWDGGVVLDTKEGVALVTLSPEAARLALDLAHRRADGAPLEIGADDRLRSSLLEAAVTNRMEIRFADPVLEAERDQRIRALDEAEGWTAPDRRAGTIMMFASHRNAWPEPGDQCFYRGLEPEDRGAVQFVGTMRLRGADIALWQQGSLIMVQDISEHRMPLVRTLAPGQEIDLAAVHRAAAREADMTSEIDRSDGAGSETERGHEAEPERDLGFEMD